Below is a genomic region from Castanea sativa cultivar Marrone di Chiusa Pesio chromosome 2, ASM4071231v1.
ATTTCCCAAAGTGCCTTCCTGAAGTGAAGAGGTTCTTCTTGTTTGTTCTTTGCGTCTTTAGTGAAGTACTATTCTGAAAAGAAGTACTATTCTGTTTCCTTATCATGAAAGAAAGGAGTCCTCTACTTCTTCACGTCATTGAAGACGTGGAAGCACAAAAGAGCTTCTTCAGTTTCCACATTCCACGTTAAAAGTTGAGGTTAGCCACGTGTTTAATACTATCCTCTTTTACATTTTTCTAGTCTCTCCCCAACTTTTTGGCAGGAGTTTCAGcagtttgattgtgatttttGTAATGTAAAAACGACACACGTTTGCAGCGCCGCCAAGTATGTAATTCATTGATTACTGTCCATAAGTAGGGTATGCTTCCACACATGCCACTTTCTCGTCTCTTCTCTGCTCACTGATGCTGGCATTAATTaatattcaatttaaaaaaagtttttatagaaaaaatgataatttttttcattctcagtaaaaattgtatcaaaattttcttaaaataaattgttaatcaatattttaagggcattcattagcatgatattaaaaaatttagttatgattttaaaaaataccaaaaatactcttaatctaattaaataatccttattcttaaaataaaggttaaaattataatttaacaaaatttttaataaaaaaaaactatctgagaaacttttttccttaaaattagCACACTTTCTATTTTGATAGAAACATATGTACATAggttttatacaatttttttttccctaaaaactAGCACACATTAATTCCAGTAGTTTActttatttcaaattctaaattttacttttataaaaatcattttttttttataaccttactaacaatagataaattcgaactgaaaaattatattaaactcaaaaaaaaaaaaagtctcatcacAAGTGCAGAGTATGTGTGATGAGGCTAATATACTTTTATCGCAACTTGTATATCTATTAAGTAATAGTTCCATTTATTAGTGATGTTATTTAATTACAAGTAGacaaatatgtaaattaaaacaaagTACGTCTAATCATAAATTACTCGGACCCAAAAaagaaggtcaagttagaaaaAACCACCCATTTTTTTCACACCTATCTTAAAAGTTTTTACATCACTTGGAACAAAAACAGtaaggttttgaaaaaaaaaaaaaaatctgtgatTTTCTCCACGCCtctttaataaattttctaaagAAAACAATGTACCTGCACCAAAGACTTCCACAATAATTCTCTGTTTTTCCTTTATGTCAGGTTGACCAAATTGAGGTGATTGACAACTCTATATTTGAGAATGTAAACGTAGTTGTGAATTTTTAAGTGGTTGTAGCAAAATTGTGAAGAAAAGTCTAATAATCATgggaatttattttttgaggtgAATTTGAGAAACTTAAAAACTAACCCATATAAGATTTATAGTCGCACTAACACTCATCCTGTCCTATCCTATCCTGAGTTGTTACAAGTTCAATCCGCCTCACCCTCCCCTCTCGAGAAGAAAAAAGAGCTACCATTTATTAATGTTAGCAATTTATTTTAGGACAAAGTTGTGGATTCTTATTTTGGACAATACCCAGGCCCAAGTAGAAATAAGGATCCCAGACTGTATACTTGTTGTTTGGTGGATTGAGTTTGGTTCACCACGGCTATATTGGGCTAATTACAAACCAAGTTGTGCACAGAACACGGATCCTACAACACGTATACACTCATACAtgcaaatatatacatattataaaGTAAATGGCTAAAGAACagtaaagaaataaagaaaagtaaagaaataaagaaaaatcatgtAAGGACATCAAGGATcctccaaaaataaaatgatatttcatTATATTGAGTTTTAGTACATGTGACCATTCTTTTCACTGAGATGTGTCACAAGGTTCAAATAAGTTTAAAAGTCACAGACTTAGATAGCTCTCTATAGACTTCCAAAACTTGTGAGATTTGAATCCCCTTGAATCCAAGTGTATCCTTTAGTGCCTATCTCAGGATTCCTCACagtgtttttcctttttttttttttttgagattaagggcacttattttgctaaaattgaaaactttctgcagaaagtattgtagataaaggtaaaaattagttgaaacaGTACAATGAGACCCacaaataataccaaaaagtgcagtgggactcatgaatagtagcaaaaataagatgaatagtaaaataagctgacaaaaataatttttgccaaacacacacttaaagGACTTTTTTAAAGGGTATTTATGCTCTAATTCCTTATTACTGAATGAATTTTGCTAATGGCTTGATCCCCTTTTATAGTACTTTCCCCAGGTTTTTGGTGTACCATTGATTCCCTCCATTTGCTGCCCTAGGTACCAGAATCAATGTTGCTGAGAATGTTGTGTCAGCAACATTGGTGGCCGGTTTTAGGGAGTCCTAAGGGCTGACTTGTAATCTCTTTTTCCAAGGTTTCTAGAGAGGCTTTTTAGAATCCCCTTTTGGCTGCCTCATcatttgtcttttttctctaaatagGCAGATTCTCCTCTGTCAAGCTAAAAAATCTCCAGTCACCTTCTATCATGGTTTACCTTATTGCTCTTCCCGAGGTACCAGGCTTCCTTTCATAGGTGCTAGTTCTTAAGTCATCATCTAtttccaaatctttttttttttttctaagttgtAGGCGGCTGATGAGACATGTCTTTCTTCGTTCCTTGTACCCATGAGCATGCTTCCCTGAGCTGTCCAACTTTTAGCTGATTCTTTCCTGCACCTCCCAAGGATCCCTTCCCTAGTTCTGACAACTCCTCAGTATCCTGGTCCAATCTTTATCTGGGCTCCTTGGGGTTCTTCCCAGAGAGGCTAGGCCAAGCTTCCTCtacttttttcttccttctctaaGGCCCAAGGCTTATCAATTCATGAGCTTAGGCTTCTTTTTACCCATTTTAAATGGGCATTGGCTCACGGATTGGACATTTTCTATCCTTGAGGGCTCATTAGTTTTGGATTTCAACACTTGTAATATTTTGAACCTCAACAAAAGTTTAGCtatgaaattaattattaaattgcaaccttattcaataaaataaatattactatatattttaaaaatctaatcgttgaattatatgttctttacgctcttaatacacatgttaaattttgtgtcaatcggatattatttatatgatctataagtttatatttttatacataatttaaaattacaaaaacttgcaatttaaacattttttgataataaagctattaatctttaaatttctagaaattttataaacatgGAAGacataagaagaaaatttaatccaatggtggatttgtaaGCATGGAGGAGATAAGAGTAAGGTTATATCCTAGGGTTATAAGcatacaactaattttgtaactaaactttattctttattctGATACTCACAAAAGGCAAAAGGGAGGAAGGGCAGAGTACCAAATATTAGGCAAGGAAACAAAAGAATTGACCAGCTTAATTACAACCACCAAAACTTCAAAGTTTTGAACCGATTAATAACTCGACAAACAAATCAAGATTGATTACATTAGAACATTCTAATTAGAGATGACTTAATTGTATGCTAATCCATTCATAAAAGAACACTTATAgtacaaatttgattttctttataGTTTATAACTTAGTTctatttatagtttatactttctttctatttgtttcagctatgttttttttttttttttttttttttttttaagactttttCAGCTATGacctttttttagaaaatggacatttttaaaaaaagttttttatgaatttttttttttttttaactttttataaagtcatctcattttcctatatttggtagcaaaataaaaaataatttccaaactttgtttatttaatttcctgggagatagagttttttttaaaaaatatttataaaaaaattgtagaaaaaaatcttaaaaaataaatcatacttTTTATGCTGCTAAAAATAATTACCTTtgatttaacattttttatactaacacttaaaaacatgaaaaattacCTTTACGTAGGAAATTCCgtcaaaaaaacaaacagaacGTTTATACCTCAAATTTCGCTAGCAATTCTATTGATTTGTCTTGAATAGGTGCGAAACAACTTTCAGctaataattttggtttttttttttttttttttttaaagaagaatgcTTGCAGATTCGTTTGTGTTGCAAGTTGCAACTAAATTCGATATACGTTGAATATTGTCGGACAGGCATTGACCAATTTGAGACCCagtttaatctctttttttattggttgaGAAGCAGACCAAGTTTAAtcattctttctttgttttatacAGCTTTCATTTTCCCAAATTATTTCAATCTCCACATAGACAGACATTCTAAAGTCAATCAGCCAAAATGGTTGAAAAAGTAGCTTACAGTATTGTGCGAGCAATTATTAGGCAAGTGCAGTTGACGTGAAACTCCACACGTCACCAGTAAGTACAACTAGCTAATATTAGAATTAACatttttacattaatttatgggcttgtcattttttttttctattaaaaggCTTGAATTTATTGGTGGAGTACCACAAAACTATACTTCTTCGAAAAAATTGTCCATGATGCACAGAACAAACAAACCTAAACAACCTCTGACGGGTCTATTCATACAACAATTCCACATATCCTGGACTAGGCAACTTGCAACGAAGGATATCAATTTGAAGTCACAACCATCAAAAGCTAAAATGCATTGTAAAATTAACTGAAACATCTAAAAGCACAAATGACTTAAGGTTGGAAACAATATGTAAAAGATAAAACAATCTCAACAACAgcctaagaaaataaatgaagtGGTGCAATCAATTTCTTTCCACCACTACAAACAAGCCCATTTAGGAGGTTCCTGTCATTAGTCAGTGGCCCGGAATGTACCAGCAGTATACAACAATGTCAGTTTGAGTTCCGGCAAGCATATCTGAGTTCTCTATTTCTGACCTGACCGGGGAAAACAAATAACTAAAGGAGAAAAAACCTGATAAATGCATGCCTGACAAACCCGGTCAGCCAACGTGATAATCTATATTGTTCTCACTTCAGTCCACATAATGACAGCTTAATTCAAGGCAACCCTGCATAAAAGGTTTTAAGCAATAGTGTCACCTAAGagaaatgataattttttttatttgtatttttatatttctcagcCAGGTTAGAGAGAGACAGACAGAGCTAGTTCTACCGGCAGGTGGTGAAGTTCATTTTTCAAACTTTCAGGGCAGCTTTGTGAACCATGGTTTCTTTGTGTATTTGGTGGCAACTCTTCTCAACAAGATCAAGCAGCTTCTCCAAGTTCATCGCCCACGAGTTAAGAATGTCATTGCTATCCTTTGCTGTTTGGAAACAGACTATTTCCATTGGCCTGTCAATCTTTGCCATCAGTGCCTTGGACACTACCATGTCTGAAAGATGCTTCTCCGCTTCCTAAATTCGAAAGGACAAATGGAATCAATTATAAGAGATAAAAATCTTGCCTTTATAGAACTGTAGCATTGGATTGCCATGTTAATCAAAAAGTAGGAGAAAAGGAAGAACCCAAATTCAGCATGGGATTTGAACTTTAGTAGTTAATATACTAAGCAAATTAAAAACAATGCGGTTGAAGTACCTAACTGTACCCCCACACTTTCCCCCTTTTCCTCACCCACTAGTGATTATTCAAGGAACAAACTGTTGTCCAGCAGATGCTCCAAGATAATCACAGGGAGGGCTAAATGTCACATTAAATGTTCATATTCATTAGGACAAAAGAATTTATTGTCACTAGAGACTTCATAgtaattatatgtaaaaaagaataataattaataaaaaataaaaacactagaCTTTGAAAACTAAGTTAAAATTACATTAACAAACCTGGATACTGAGGCACAACAGCTCTGCAAGTCTCTTCAAGGTGATCCTTGCGTAATATTTTGAAACAACAAGTATGTTCTGAAAAAGGCAAAGAATAAATTGCAAATGAATAATGATAAAAACATTGATAAGTGAAACAGCAGCCACCTAACTGCCCTGTCCTCTAGGGAAACTTACATGTTCAATTACTCTCTGTCTCAGGTCTTCTGCTGCTTTGTCACCCAAAGAGCCTCCAAGCATGCTCTTTTCATTCTCAAACTCATCCTTGTATGCACTCCAAAGAGATGTCCATTGGACGACCTCCATTGTGACTAGTTGTTTCAACAGCAACCTATGTATAGCCCCCAACAAAAAGGGAAAACCTCAACCATCAACCAACATTATCAGCAGACTCTGAATAAGTACACCAGTGGTAGATGCACAAGCAACACTAACATCAAAAAATGTACCTAAAATTTGGAAGCTCAGAAAGATTCTTATCGTCCAAGGTTGAGTTAAGAAGGCTTGATTGCATTGGATCATGAGGTGCCAGAACcaaaaaccaacagattttccTCAGGACCTACAGGTAGAACAATGTCAAGAGGAAGTTTAAGAGTAAAGGAAGAGATGAAATGAAAAGAAGCTTTACCGGAGTCCACAGTGCTGGGTTCTCTTTGACAGATGGAATGTCATAAATTGCCTTATAGCAACGAcaaatttcaaggtaatcatTGTTATGGGTATAATACCTACAAAGTTGATGAAACACTGGCATAAGACATATATGTTTCAATTTGCATTTAATGTAAATATATAATCATTAAATGGAGGACCATTAAGACAGCTGATAGGAATCAGTTCTGGAAAAGGTAAAGTATAATGTTTTATTCAGCCATCTTTCCAGAACATCAACGTTGACATTGTTTATGAAGTAATAGTAACGGAGGTGGTGGTATCAAAAGTGGTCAAGAGTGTTAGGGCTTCTGGTTGTTTAATCACTTATATTATTCCTTCATACCGATCCTCAGATAGTATAAACATGTTGCACCCGAGCAACACATGGAATTCATGGAGCACATATGCAAGTTCAGTTGTCAGTTTTCATTCACATCGTAAATCAATCtagcaataaaatttaaaaatcccTTCTTAAACTTGACAACTAATCATCTCTACAACAGCTTTCATGACATCAAATGGTATGAACCAGATAAGAAACTATATCATAGTGGTCAAAGTAGATAAGTACGACTGCTAAAACCAACTTGACTAGTGGCAATGCCAAATAAGTCCAAGTGATCAATCTGATATT
It encodes:
- the LOC142623946 gene encoding 26S proteasome non-ATPase regulatory subunit 12 homolog A, with product MEGGGNLESSIEQLLNVEKQMRLSGEVAGTKKAVTDILQLCFEARAWNTLNDQIVLLSKRRGQLKQAVTAMVQQAMQYIDETPDIETRIELIKTLNNVSAGKIYVEIERARLIKKLAKIKEEQGLIAEAADLMQEIAVETFGAMAKTEKIAFILEQVRLCLDRQDYVRAQILSRKISPRVFDIDTSKEKKKPKEGDNLVEEAPADIPSLLELKRIYYELMIRYYTHNNDYLEICRCYKAIYDIPSVKENPALWTPVLRKICWFLVLAPHDPMQSSLLNSTLDDKNLSELPNFRLLLKQLVTMEVVQWTSLWSAYKDEFENEKSMLGGSLGDKAAEDLRQRVIEHNILVVSKYYARITLKRLAELLCLSIQEAEKHLSDMVVSKALMAKIDRPMEIVCFQTAKDSNDILNSWAMNLEKLLDLVEKSCHQIHKETMVHKAALKV